Proteins encoded together in one Halomarina salina window:
- a CDS encoding nucleotide exchange factor GrpE, whose product MTEETPDADHEATDDRRSDAANGGADDGPDRHATEPGTTSDAQSADDGEADTAVEAEAETAAEDLVERVRESDPEAVAREIADLRARAEEADRTAEDLESKLARTQADFQNYKKRMEKRREQEKKRATEDLVTRMVDVRDNLQRGLEQEGDIREGVESTLRQFDDVLDAENVEEISPDPGDEVDPQRHEVLMRVASDRPEGTVAQVHRPGYEMAEKVVRSAQVTVSDGDDENEE is encoded by the coding sequence ATGACCGAGGAGACGCCGGACGCCGACCACGAGGCGACCGACGACCGACGCTCGGACGCAGCGAACGGTGGGGCCGACGACGGGCCCGACCGCCACGCGACGGAACCGGGGACGACGAGCGACGCCCAGTCGGCCGACGACGGGGAGGCCGACACGGCCGTCGAGGCTGAAGCGGAGACCGCTGCCGAGGACCTGGTCGAACGGGTCCGGGAGAGCGACCCCGAGGCGGTCGCCCGCGAGATCGCGGACCTCCGCGCTCGCGCCGAGGAGGCCGACCGGACGGCCGAAGACCTCGAATCGAAACTCGCCCGCACGCAGGCGGACTTCCAGAACTACAAGAAGCGGATGGAGAAGCGCCGCGAGCAGGAGAAGAAGCGCGCGACGGAGGACCTCGTCACCCGGATGGTCGACGTCCGCGACAACCTCCAGCGAGGACTGGAACAGGAGGGCGACATCCGGGAGGGCGTCGAGTCCACGCTGCGCCAGTTCGACGACGTGCTCGACGCCGAGAACGTCGAGGAGATATCGCCGGACCCCGGCGACGAGGTGGACCCACAGCGCCACGAGGTGCTGATGCGCGTCGCCAGCGACCGCCCCGAGGGCACCGTCGCGCAGGTCCACCGCCCCGGTTACGAGATGGCCGAGAAGGTCGTCCGGTCCGCGCAGGTGACGGTCAGTGACGGGGACGACGAGAACGAGGAGTAG
- a CDS encoding helix-turn-helix domain-containing protein translates to MADDSLIAEIRKASPKQIFYSTSSAVPDAIIETRYHAATDNDIPYLFYAVQCGDFAAFDAALTEDTSVANPVVVAEGDGDRLYRVEPTPELLVVPELTKRGGAMLSAYCQDGAWHGRYQFPNREVLVAMREFCTDNGVTFDVQQLYCADGPSDWGGAGITDRQREALVAAYDAGYFDDPRSATLEDVAGVLDISSTAVGRRLRRGTAGLVEAVFGTSR, encoded by the coding sequence ATGGCCGACGACAGTCTCATCGCAGAGATACGAAAGGCAAGCCCGAAACAGATATTCTACTCGACGAGCAGTGCGGTCCCCGACGCCATCATCGAGACCCGCTACCACGCAGCGACGGACAACGACATCCCCTACCTGTTCTACGCGGTGCAGTGTGGCGACTTCGCCGCCTTCGACGCCGCACTGACGGAGGACACGTCCGTCGCCAACCCCGTCGTCGTCGCGGAGGGCGACGGCGACCGACTCTACCGCGTCGAACCGACGCCGGAACTGCTCGTCGTCCCCGAACTGACGAAACGCGGCGGCGCGATGCTCAGCGCGTACTGTCAGGACGGCGCGTGGCACGGTCGGTACCAGTTCCCGAACCGTGAGGTGCTCGTGGCGATGCGAGAGTTCTGTACCGACAACGGCGTGACGTTCGACGTCCAGCAGTTGTACTGCGCCGACGGACCGAGCGACTGGGGGGGCGCCGGCATCACCGACCGCCAGCGCGAGGCGCTGGTCGCGGCGTACGACGCGGGCTACTTCGACGACCCCCGGTCGGCCACGCTGGAGGACGTCGCGGGCGTCCTCGACATCTCCTCGACCGCCGTCGGGCGACGGCTCAGGCGAGGAACGGCGGGTCTCGTCGAAGCAGTGTTCGGGACGAGTCGCTGA
- a CDS encoding DEAD/DEAH box helicase: MTRLSFEEGTVRLTDPPADLDLAWVERDPRTKTARAPGHRYADLRDALDAAGVEYEDGVLDAPALDLTTSYELRDYQQAALDAWRENGDRGVLELPTGSGKTVVAIAAIAALDTPTLVVVPTIDLLDQWRRELEAEFDCDLGQFGGGVQEFGPLTVSTYDSAYLRADEVGDRFGLVVFDEVHHLGGEGYRDIARLLAAPARMGLTATFERPDGAHEVVADLVGPLVYDVSVDDLAGEHLAAYDIKRVTVSLTDEEREEYEAAQGTFTDYLASSNLQLRSGSDYQKLVMRSGNDPRAREALLAKQRARDVMMHADAKVDELEAILDRHREDRVIVFTASTDLVYRLSERFLIPAITHETGASERRTILRRFRDGTYSRVVAANVLDEGVDVPDANVGVVLSGSGSEREFTQRLGRVLRPKGTTADEDTPPEDVAATGGATARADVTPTQDDLPATRAGRAVLYEVVTEETAEERVAARRR; encoded by the coding sequence GTGACACGGCTCTCGTTCGAGGAGGGGACGGTCCGACTGACGGACCCACCCGCCGACCTCGACCTGGCGTGGGTCGAACGCGACCCGCGGACGAAGACGGCCCGCGCGCCGGGCCACCGCTACGCCGACCTGCGGGACGCTCTCGACGCGGCGGGCGTCGAGTACGAGGATGGGGTCCTCGACGCACCCGCTCTCGACCTGACGACGAGCTACGAACTGCGCGACTACCAGCAGGCCGCGCTGGACGCGTGGCGCGAGAACGGCGACCGCGGCGTCCTCGAACTGCCGACCGGGAGCGGGAAGACGGTCGTCGCTATCGCGGCCATCGCCGCCCTCGACACGCCGACGCTCGTCGTCGTCCCGACCATCGACCTGCTCGACCAGTGGCGACGGGAACTCGAAGCCGAGTTCGACTGCGACCTGGGGCAGTTCGGCGGCGGCGTCCAGGAGTTCGGCCCGCTGACCGTCTCGACGTACGACTCGGCGTACCTCAGAGCCGACGAGGTCGGCGACCGGTTCGGTCTGGTCGTCTTCGACGAGGTCCACCACCTCGGCGGCGAGGGCTACCGCGACATCGCCCGCCTGCTGGCCGCACCCGCCCGGATGGGCCTGACGGCGACGTTCGAGCGACCCGACGGCGCTCACGAGGTCGTCGCGGACCTCGTCGGACCGCTGGTCTACGACGTGAGCGTCGACGACCTCGCGGGCGAGCACCTCGCGGCCTACGACATCAAACGCGTCACCGTCTCGCTGACCGACGAAGAGCGCGAGGAGTACGAGGCGGCACAGGGCACGTTCACCGACTACCTCGCCAGCTCGAACCTCCAGTTGCGCTCGGGCAGCGACTACCAGAAACTCGTGATGCGGTCGGGGAACGACCCGAGAGCCCGCGAAGCGCTGCTGGCGAAACAGCGCGCTCGCGACGTGATGATGCACGCCGACGCGAAGGTCGACGAACTCGAAGCCATCCTCGACCGGCACCGCGAGGACCGCGTCATCGTGTTCACCGCGTCGACGGACCTCGTCTACCGTCTCTCCGAGCGGTTCCTGATTCCGGCCATCACACACGAGACCGGCGCGAGCGAACGACGGACGATACTCCGACGGTTCCGCGACGGGACGTACTCGCGGGTCGTCGCCGCGAACGTCCTCGACGAGGGCGTCGACGTTCCAGACGCCAACGTCGGCGTCGTCCTCTCGGGGTCGGGCAGCGAACGTGAGTTCACCCAGCGCCTCGGCCGCGTCCTCCGACCCAAGGGAACGACGGCGGACGAGGATACGCCACCCGAGGACGTGGCGGCGACGGGAGGTGCGACGGCGCGCGCGGACGTGACGCCGACCCAGGACGACCTGCCCGCGACGCGTGCGGGTCGGGCCGTCCTCTACGAGGTCGTCACCGAGGAGACGGCGGAGGAACGCGTCGCCGCACGGCGGCGGTGA
- a CDS encoding DUF790 family protein has protein sequence MLTKDLLRVTRRGGGYRPQFTDEGDNRLAARVLGVYQGHVDETRADLQAALTSLEREADDFKLVRGFASLLDREATFETRAAVDPERTRETVFGVAAERNVVTADERDAALAAAAERLGVDAASVDESLYADREQRQVLVAFDSRWTPDELRRQYDLSLAQTALFDATEVRVLTNDPKAFVSAVKRLRLMYEIRKTPDGREVVVTGPDALFRTSRRYGTRFARLLRTLVKTSDWRLEATVDDRGTERTLELDASDLSVPGTDPLAEPAFDSGVEADFATRFRSLDLDWTLVREPEPLESGAHVVIPDFSFDYDHAPFRVFFEIMGFWTPEYVEKKLSRLADLEDVELLVAVDESLGVGEDLEALDYRAIPYTGTVRLKDVRDALRRYEDDLVAESAASLPEDLRPGADVTTFAALAEEYGVSEDAVEGKSFPEHERVGRTLVRPTVLDALEGRVEAEMPLSEAEEVLAEEGITEASALLSRLGYRVEWDGLSGGVLRTK, from the coding sequence GTGCTGACGAAGGACCTCCTGCGGGTCACCCGACGCGGCGGCGGCTACCGACCGCAGTTCACCGACGAGGGCGATAACCGCCTCGCCGCCCGTGTACTGGGCGTCTATCAGGGCCACGTCGATGAGACGCGGGCCGACCTGCAGGCGGCGCTGACGTCGCTCGAACGAGAGGCCGACGACTTCAAACTCGTCCGTGGGTTCGCGAGCCTACTCGACCGGGAGGCCACGTTCGAGACGCGGGCCGCCGTCGACCCCGAGCGGACCCGCGAGACGGTGTTCGGTGTCGCCGCCGAGCGGAACGTCGTCACCGCCGACGAGCGGGACGCGGCGCTGGCGGCGGCCGCGGAGCGACTGGGCGTCGACGCGGCGTCAGTCGACGAGTCGCTGTACGCCGACCGCGAGCAGCGACAGGTGCTGGTCGCGTTCGACTCGCGGTGGACGCCCGACGAACTGCGCCGCCAGTACGACCTCTCGCTGGCGCAGACGGCGTTGTTCGACGCCACCGAGGTCCGAGTACTCACGAACGACCCGAAGGCGTTCGTCTCGGCGGTCAAGCGCCTCAGGCTGATGTACGAGATTCGGAAGACGCCGGACGGTCGTGAGGTGGTGGTCACGGGTCCCGACGCGCTCTTCCGGACCTCGCGACGCTACGGGACGCGCTTCGCGCGCCTGCTACGGACGCTGGTGAAGACCAGCGACTGGCGACTGGAGGCGACCGTCGACGACCGGGGGACCGAGCGGACGCTCGAACTCGACGCGAGCGACCTCTCGGTGCCGGGGACCGACCCGCTCGCCGAACCCGCGTTCGACAGCGGCGTCGAGGCCGACTTCGCGACCCGGTTCCGGTCGCTGGACCTCGACTGGACGCTCGTCCGCGAACCCGAACCCCTGGAGTCGGGCGCACACGTCGTCATCCCCGACTTCTCGTTCGACTACGACCACGCGCCGTTCCGCGTCTTCTTCGAGATAATGGGCTTCTGGACGCCCGAGTACGTCGAGAAGAAGCTCTCGCGACTCGCCGACCTGGAAGACGTGGAACTGCTCGTCGCCGTCGACGAGTCGCTCGGCGTCGGCGAGGACCTCGAAGCCCTCGACTATCGGGCGATTCCCTACACCGGTACCGTCCGCCTCAAGGACGTCAGGGACGCGCTCCGGCGCTACGAGGACGACCTGGTCGCCGAGAGCGCGGCGTCGCTCCCCGAAGACCTGCGCCCCGGGGCGGACGTGACGACGTTCGCGGCGCTGGCCGAGGAGTACGGCGTCAGCGAGGACGCCGTCGAAGGGAAGTCGTTCCCCGAGCACGAGCGGGTCGGGCGGACACTCGTGCGGCCCACGGTGCTCGACGCGCTGGAGGGGCGGGTCGAAGCCGAGATGCCGCTCTCGGAGGCTGAGGAGGTGCTGGCCGAGGAGGGCATCACGGAGGCGAGCGCGCTCCTCTCGCGACTCGGCTACCGGGTGGAGTGGGACGGACTCTCCGGCGGCGTCCTCCGGACGAAGTGA